In Lotus japonicus ecotype B-129 chromosome 5, LjGifu_v1.2, one genomic interval encodes:
- the LOC130719569 gene encoding protein FAR-RED IMPAIRED RESPONSE 1-like, protein MGMSFNRHLFALGKVKGQKPVLLVQSVSDLLEKDTQCECLAHLQVHVCKVDNRWHVRSFFDVHNHVLVGDKFIGLAPAHRRMSEAEITQMNNLRKADGGYQNVPFGVQAMYNEGYKEKNKDVNDARGVIGFLRKLKEKDLDIFWKHTSNDDRRLDKLFWSDGCSRMNYALFGDVLTIIFASALVSNEQEETYVWLLENFLDAMGGKVPVSVITDEDGAMWKAIKRVFPTAHHRLCAWHLLRNADLEIGEFEERWIQMVTERGCEENEWVIDLYERKEMWAAAHMRGQFFAGFRTTSRVEGLHAQVGKFVNSWNNLLDFMHNFNRYLSYQRHRELEADFASMHGDHVPQTQLKKLEWWSKCAKDEIELRGEDSGAWDPLSLCRLSALRESCRRLSKVACKTPESFRETIDLVLEQARKLEKRDVVQQPEVNMNTYNTAERYMRNPVHN, encoded by the exons ATGGGCATGTCATTCAACAGACATTTGTTTGCTTTAGGGAAGGTAAAAGGACAGAAACCGGTTCTGTTGGTGCAAAGCGTAAGCGATCTGTTAGAAAAAGACACACAATGTGAGTGTCTAGCTCATTTGCAGGTTCACGTTTGTAAGGTGGACAACCGTTGGCATGTCAGATCTTTTTTTGATGTTCATAATCATGTACTTGTCGGTGATAAATTTATTGGGTTGGCACCTGCACATAGGAGAATGTCTGAGGCTGAAATCACCCAAATGAACAACTTGAGGAAAGCTG ATGGGGGGTATCAAAATGTGCCTTTTGGAGTCCAAGCAATGTACAATGAAGGATACAAAGAAAAGAATAAGGATGTGAATGATGCTAGAGGTGTCATTGGTTTCTTACGTAAGTTGAAGGAGAAGGATCTTGACATCTTTTGGAAACACACAAGTAATGATGATCGAAGGCTAGACAAGTTGTTTTGGAGTGATGGTTGCAGCCGTATGAACTATGcattgtttggtgatgtgtTG ACCATTATCTTTGCTTCTGCTCTAGTCTCTAATGAGCAAGAGGAAACTTACGTGTGGTTGCTTGAGAATTTTTTGGATGCAATGGGAGGAAAAGTTCCAGTATCAGTAATCACAGATGAAGATGGGGCAATGTGGAAAGCAATCAAAAGAGTGTTTCCTACTGCGCATCATAGGTTATGCGCGTGGCATCTTCTTCGAAATGCG GATCTTGAAATTGGAGAGTTTGAGGAAAGATGGATTCAAATGGTCACTGAACGTGGGTGTGAAGAAAATGAGTGGGTCATAGACTTGTATGAGCGGAAGGAAATGTGGGCTGCTGCACATATGCGGGGTCAATTTTTTGCGGGTTTTCGTACGACTTCAAGGGTTGAGGGGCTACATGCCCAAGTGGGGAAGTTTGTGAATTCATGGAACAACTTGTTAGATTTTATGCATAATTTCAATCGGTATCTCAGTTATCAGAGGCATAGGGAGCTTGAAGCTGATTTTGCATCTATGCATGGTGATCATGTTCCTCAAACACAACTTAAGAAGCTTGAATG GTGGTCGAAATGTGCAAAAGACGAGATTGAATTACGTGGGGAAGATTCTGGTGCTTGGGACCCTCTAAGTCTTTGTAGACTTTCTGCTTTGAGGGAGAGTTGTAGGCGGTTGAGTAAAGTAGCTTGTAAAACCCCTGAATCATTTCGTGAGACAATTGACTTGGTGCTTGAACAAGCTCGGAAGTTAGAAAAACGTGATGTAGTGCAACAACCTGAAGTCAATATGAACACTTACAATACGGCTGAAAGATACATGCGCAACCCG GTGCATAATTAA